GTGTTGGAGCAATCTAACGCCAAAAGTGTGATCGGTATATTCTCCATTTCCTATATTTCCTTACATCTGTATGTTCGTGGAATGGTGGTATACCCATTTTCTTGATTTGGTATTTATGTTGAGCTATCCTGGTTTTTTGCTACCAATTTTATTCTTTTGATGGGATAGGAACCCCTGAATTTATGGCACCTGAGCTGTATGACGAGAATTACAATGAGTTGGTTGATATTTATTCCTTTGGAATGTGCATGCTGGAGATGGTGACTTTTGAATATCCTTACAGCGAGTGTAGAAACTCAGCTCAGATATATAAGAAAGTTTCATCTgtaagttctttgtttactttAGCTTGTAATTGGTTAATCCCTACAATGGAAATACCTTACTCTTTCGACTTTATAGGGTATTAAACCTGCTGCACTTTCTAAGGTTAATGATCAAGAGATGAAACTATTTATTGAGAAGTGTTTAGTTCCGGCACCTCAAAGATTATCAGCGAAGGAACTTTTAATTGACCCTTTTCTTCAAGCTAATGGATCAGCAAAAAGTCGTCCTTTTGCACTCCCCGATATTGTTATGCCCAAAATTGGAGCCTTTGGAGATCGCTGCCTCATGTCAGAAGCGCCTGCTTCCACATGGAATAGACCATCCTCTTTGGAACTTGGTAGCGATAGTGAGCTGCCTGTTATCAAATTCCTTGATAATTCCTTGGGCATTGAGGTGAGGAGGGCTAACGAAGGCCATATTTTCTTGTTAAAAGGCGAGGGGAATGATGAAAATTCTGTATCATTAATCCTTCGAATAGCTGATCAGAATGGTAAAAAGATTGTCCATTCAGAAGCAACTCCACTTTTGTTTACTCTCTTTACACTTTTAGTTTCATTACCTTTTTCATTTTTCCATACGTGCAGATCGTGTGAGAAATATTCATTTCCTCTTCTTCCTTGATAGTGATACTGCGCTATCAGTTTCAAGTGAAATGGTTGAGCAACTGGAATTAGCAGATCAAAATGATGTGTTCATAGCAGAATTGATTGATTTGTTGTTATTAAATCTCATTCCCGGTTGGAAACCATGTGTTTCCATTGATCATCTAGTTCCTCCAAACAGAAGGCGAACTTCAAGAGATCATCAATACTCACAAGGACATGGGGAGACTTCCTTGGGATCTTCCCAACATACTGCTCATACAGACAATGGTTCACGGTCCAAACTTTGTTCCAATGCTAGCACATTAGAAGCATCTGATGAATCAACAAAGCAAGGTCCTTGTTCGATGAAATTTAATGGAAAAAATTCTCATGCCAAATTCATGGTAGAAGATTCAAGATCTGAGATGTCATTTGCGTCTGCAACTTCGAATGAGTGGAACGATAAACTTAGCTCCGTACATTCATTCATGTCTGCTGAATTAGGGCCTATGTGCTGCAATGGACATGGGTTCAAAAGAAGTTCAAGCAAGTTGTTACCTGAAGCGGAATTATACTTCCATGCAGAGAGTATGTCGACAAACCCGGAATCTTCTTCTACTTCAGGTCTGGCAGAAGCCGAGGAGTTAAGACTAGAGCTGGAAATGATTGAGTTGCAGTATCAGGAGGCAATGAAAGAAATATCCAAGAGAAGACATGACGCTATCATGGACACAAGAAGAAGATTGTCCCAGAAGAAGATGCATTTAGTTTACTAgtccaaatatatatattaaaaaaatgaataagtAAATGGCCCTACAAATGTACATACTTTATTATGGGCAGACAATCTCCTTTTCCTCCCCGTTTTTCCTTGCCGGAGTGGAAGAGGAAGTGAAATGTTAATAAAACTTCTCTCTTCTAAATTGGgcttcaagttctattcattttgcttctttttttttcctaaaagaaatttaattagatAGGAAGCCACA
This is a stretch of genomic DNA from Gossypium arboreum isolate Shixiya-1 chromosome 11, ASM2569848v2, whole genome shotgun sequence. It encodes these proteins:
- the LOC108470888 gene encoding probable serine/threonine-protein kinase WNK6, giving the protein MVVAESGEDVAVHAEPPDPDVLEIDPTSRYIMYNEVLGKGAFKTVYKAFDELNGIEVAWNQVRIEEVLQKPEDLERLYSEVRLLKSLKHSNIVRFYNSWIDDKKKTVNIITELFTSGSLRQYRKKHKKVDMKAVKSWARQILTGLVYLHSHDPPIIHRDLKCDNIFINGNQGEVKIGDLGLATVLEQSNAKSVIGTPEFMAPELYDENYNELVDIYSFGMCMLEMVTFEYPYSECRNSAQIYKKVSSGIKPAALSKVNDQEMKLFIEKCLVPAPQRLSAKELLIDPFLQANGSAKSRPFALPDIVMPKIGAFGDRCLMSEAPASTWNRPSSLELGSDSELPVIKFLDNSLGIEVRRANEGHIFLLKGEGNDENSVSLILRIADQNDRVRNIHFLFFLDSDTALSVSSEMVEQLELADQNDVFIAELIDLLLLNLIPGWKPCVSIDHLVPPNRRRTSRDHQYSQGHGETSLGSSQHTAHTDNGSRSKLCSNASTLEASDESTKQGPCSMKFNGKNSHAKFMVEDSRSEMSFASATSNEWNDKLSSVHSFMSAELGPMCCNGHGFKRSSSKLLPEAELYFHAESMSTNPESSSTSGLAEAEELRLELEMIELQYQEAMKEISKRRHDAIMDTRRRLSQKKMHLVY